In Macadamia integrifolia cultivar HAES 741 chromosome 13, SCU_Mint_v3, whole genome shotgun sequence, one DNA window encodes the following:
- the LOC122059600 gene encoding uncharacterized protein LOC122059600 produces the protein MTSLHSWIATTAKTKSVLTLSSSASSSSSSSNLSKYHLYPSPSSPTRLICRCENLNKDLEFFLHDALDDSGIDTKHARKAREGFCSQIQRLSSVERETSICINRRVDLAKTALHIGAEDDSIISHSSVPLPVDSFIERLDNLSMSYCSHNGSSFRFPPEEFLACLERFLYGHKGFRRINIRNQAEPGALYLHSVLTHRSGSAVMLSLIYTEVIKMLRLWGFLDFDVEIYFPHDLLSLPKGYCKQKSKASDQPHIMTTQSLLAEILRNLKEAFWPFQSDRTRSLFLRAAYAANCIDGESIAEESGFELASAKAAQHRLDRGVWTSVRYGDMRRALAGNHCF, from the exons ATGACGTCCTTACATTCATGGATTGCAACTACAGCAAAAACAAAATCTgttctcactctctcttcctcagcatcttcttcttcttcttcttccaatctCTCAAAATATCACTTGTATCCTTCACCATCTTCTCCCACTCGTCTCATCTGTCGATGCGAAAATCTGAACAAAGACCTCGAATTCTTCCTCCATGATGCCCTCGATGATTCCGGAATCGATACCAAACATGCTCGC AAGGCGAGAGAGGGCTTCTGCTCTCAGATTCAGAGGTTATCAAGTGTGGAGAGGGAGACGAGTATTTGCATTAATAGAAGGGTTGATTTGGCTAAAACAGCTCTACACATTGGTGCCGAAGATGATTCAATTATATCCCACTCATCGGTGCCTCTACCAGTTGATTCCTTTATTGAACGATTGGACAATCTTTCAATGAGTTATTGCTCACATAATGGTTCATCCTTTCGATTTCCGCCGGAGGAATTCCTTGCATGTCTTGAGAGATTTTTGTATGGTCATAAG GGATTTCGAAGAATAAATATCAGAAACCAGGCAGAGCCAGGGGCTTTATATCTCCATTCA GTTTTGACACATCGTTCAGGTTCAGCTGTTATGCTTTCACTGATTTACACAGAAGTGATAAAAATGCTACGTTTATGGGGATTTCTGGATTTTGATGTAGAGATTTACTTCCCTCACGATCTTTTGAGTCTTCCCAAAGGTTACTGTAAACAGAAAAGCAAAGCATCTGATCAGCCGCATATAATGACAACACAGTCCCTTTTGGCGGAG ATCCTGAGAAATCTGAAGGAAGCATTCTGGCCATTCCAGTCTGATCGTACCAGGAGCCTATTCTTGAGGGCTGCCTATGCTGCTAACTGCATTGATGGAGAAAGCATTGCAGAAGAAAG TGGTTTTGAGCTTGCATCTGCTAAAGCTGCTCAACATAGGCTAGACCGTGGAGTCTGGACTAGTGTACGTTACGGAGATATGCGACGTGCATTAGCAGGTAATcactgtttttaa